In the genome of Populus trichocarpa isolate Nisqually-1 chromosome 6, P.trichocarpa_v4.1, whole genome shotgun sequence, one region contains:
- the LOC7487277 gene encoding wall-associated receptor kinase-like 20: MEKSILSMLILMVTLLLCSWSATALQHCGNCGLTPVPFPLSTGPDCGNQQYKLRCSFGKLWFDALNGSSYLIASINPVLRRIVIRPASLANKICISSDFHSQGIQLNQNLPFSITNSNTILLLNCKNEILHLKPPIDCAPGSICHNYIQGNAAACASAPLCCTFKSSTGLQSAYMIKVYDGGCAAYQSFVNLDVKKVGMIKKWPEPGVEIEWALPEEPICKIPVDCKDLLYSKCLPDPISLGQKRCFCDAGFKWDPINGLCQNLKCLPGKVCKKRKKKTVVFAGAAVGAVAVLVMVLGGGLFLKKQNRSKRAQKNLIKERKEMLNAKHSGKSARIFTGKEITKATNNFSKDNLIGAGGFGEVFKGILDDGTVTAIKRAKLGNTKGIDQVINEVRILCQVNHRSLVRLLGCCVELEQPIMIYEYIPNGTLFDHLHCHHSGKWTSLSWQLRLRIAYQTAEGLTYLHSAAVPPIYHRDVKSSNILLDERLNAKVSDFGLSRLVEASENNDSHIFTCAQGTLGYLDPEYYRNFQLTDKSDVYSFGVVLLEVLTSKKAIDFNREEENVNLVVYIKNVIEEDRLMEVIDPVLKEGASKLELETMKALGSLAAACLHDKRQNRPSMKEVADEIEYIISIEAGKVSKT, translated from the exons ATGGAGAAGAGCATCCTATCAATGTTGATTCTTATGGTTACACTGTTATTATGTTCCTGGAGTGCCACAGCCCTGCAGCATTGTGGGAATTGTGGCCTTACTCCGGTGCCATTTCCACTAAGCACTGGGCCAGATTGTGGCAACCAACAGTACAAGCTCAGGTGTTCTTTTGGAAAATTATGGTTTGATGCTCTAAATGGATCATCCTACTTGATCGCGTCCATTAACCCAGTACTCCGACGGATAGTTATTAGACCTGCAAGCTTAGCAAATAAGATTTGCATCTCAAGTGATTTTCATAGCCAAGGAATCCAGCTCAATCAAAATCTTCCCTTTAGCATCACTAATAGTAACACAATCTTGTTGCTTAAttgtaaaaatgaaattttgcaCTTGAAACCACCCATAGATTGTGCACCTGGTAGCATTTGTCATAACTATATTCAAGGGAACGCTGCAGCCTGTGCTAGTGCACCATTGTGTTGTACATTCAAGTCTAGTACAGGCTTACAGAGTGCATATATGATTAAGGTCTATGATGGAGGGTGTGCAGCATATCAGAGCTTTGTCAACTTGGATGTTAAGAAGGTGGGAATGATCAAGAAATGGCCTGAGCCTGGTGTGGAGATCGAATGGGCGTTGCCGGAGGAGCCAATTTGCAAGATCCCAGTAGACTGCAAGGACTTATTGTACTCAAAATGTCTGCCTGATCCAATCAGCTTAGGGCAGAAAAGGTGCTTCTGTGATGCTGGGTTTAAATGGGACCCCATCAACGGATTGTGTCAAA ATTTGAAGTGTCTTCCTGGAAAAGtttgcaaaaaaagaaagaaaaagacagtGGTCTTTGCAG GTGCAGCCGTTGGAGCGGTTGCAGTCCTAGTCATGGTCCTAGGTGGTGGTCTATTCCTCAAGAAGCAAAATCGGTCAAAAAGAGCACAAAAGAATTTGATAAAAGAGCGAAAAGAGATGTTAAATGCCAAACATAGTGGAAAATCAGCCAGAATCTTTACGGGAAAGGAGATAACAAAAGCAACCAACAATTTCTCCAAAGACAACCTCATCGGTGCAGGTGGCTTTGGTGAGGTCTTCAAGGGCATTCTTGATGATGGAACTGTAACAGCTATCAAGCGAGCCAAGCTTGGAAACACCAAAGGCATCGATCAAGTTATTAACGAGGTTCGAATTCTTTGCCAGGTCAATCACAGAAGCCTTGTAAGACTCCTGGGTTGTTGTGTCGAGCTTGAGCAACCTATCATGATTTATGAGTATATCCCTAATGGAACCCTCTTTGATCACCTTCACTGTCACCATTCTGGCAAGTGGACTTCACTCAGCTGGCAACTAAGGCTCCGCATTGCATATCAAACTGCAGAAGGTCTAACCTATCTTCACTCTGCAGCCGTGCCTCCCATTTACCATCGTGATGTGAAGTCCAGCAACATTTTACTTGATGAAAGACTCAATGCCAAAGTTTCTGACTTCGGGCTTTCTAGGCTGGTGGAGGCAAGTGAAAACAATGATAGCCATATCTTCACTTGTGCTCAGGGGACCCTTGGTTATCTTGACCCAGAATATTACCGTAACTTTCAGCTTACTGATAAAAGTGATGTTTATAGCTTTGGAGTTGTTCTACTGGAGGTATTGACATCAAAGAAGGCTATTGATTTTAAccgagaagaagaaaatgtgaATTTGGTGGTGTATATAAAGAACGTGATTGAGGAAGATAGACTGATGGAAGTCATTGATCCAGTGCTTAAGGAAGGTGCTAGCAAGCTGGAACTGGAAACAATGAAAGCATTGGGATCCCTGGCAGCAGCTTGTTTGCATGACAAGAGGCAGAATCGACCTTCAATGAAAGAAGTTGCAGATGAGATCGAATACATCATTAGTATTGAAGCAGGAAAGGTTTCTAAAACCTAG